Proteins from a genomic interval of Natator depressus isolate rNatDep1 chromosome 20, rNatDep2.hap1, whole genome shotgun sequence:
- the LOC141975138 gene encoding nuclear receptor subfamily 1 group D member 2-like, translating into MDNSPGSVILYVGSTAGSSPTPGSPPGGYLVPSPQHSLPSSLEELTLTEIGAIKPQGSSSPSSPKVAFQFPEGVRYPSKGQSPPTQSRVATAKQNGVTGTFSKTGGMVLLCKVCGDIASGFHYGVHACEGCKGFFRRSIQQNINYKMCVKNENCMIMRMNRNRCQHCRFKKCLAVGMSRDAVRFGRIPKREKQRLMDEMQSFMNSLNEAPMDVGLGPEGEAPPSPDAQEEEAIGAISRAYHDIFVSGQDRLGKRAEPYPSLSYADQQLNNGDAYGQYDSAHLPLSGYGACPQEAPGYVDNGPRRFGNDIYQAQQAGYLANAGHYPSFEYGYSERACPWRSATSRGIACPLNASPYCSNSKSSQQVWEEFSQCFTPAVKEVVEFAKSIPGFQSLCQQDQVMLLKAGTFQVLMVRFSSLFNPKEKVVTFLSGETYSLCSLRSMGMGCLLDAMFEFSEKLGSLGLDAQEMALFMAVVLVSADRSGISDVDAVEILQETLIRALRTLVTKKHPDDSTLFPKLLLRLPDLRTLNNQHSEKLLAFRIDP; encoded by the exons GCAGCGTGATCCTCTACGTGGGCTCCACGGccggctccagccccaccccgggCAGCCCTCCCGGAGGCTACCTGGTGCCCTCCCCGCAGCACTCCCTGCCCTCATCGCTGGAGGAGCTGACGCTGACTGAGATCGGGGCCATCAAGCCGCAGGGTTCCAGCTCACCATCCTCGCCTAAGGTGGCCTTCCAGTTCCCGGAGGGGGTCAGGTACCCCAGCAAGGGCCAGTCGCCCCCCACGCAAAGCAGAGTTGCCACGGCCAAGCAGAACGGCGTGACCGGCACCTTCTCTA AGACGGGCGGGATGGTGCTACTGTGCAAGGTGTGCGGGGACATCGCCTCCGGCTTCCACTACGGCGTCCACGCCTGCGAGGGCTGCAAG GGCTTCTTCCGCCGCAGCATCCAGCAGAACATCAACTACAAGATGTGCGTGAAGAACGAGAACTGCATGATCATGCGCATGAACCGCAACCGCTGCCAGCACTGCCGCTTCAAGAAGTGCCTGGCCGTGGGCATGTCCCGCGACG CTGTGCGCTTCGGGCGCATCCCCAAGCGGGAGAAGCAGCGCCTGATGGACGAGATGCAGAGCTTCATGAACAGCCTGAACGAGGCCCCCATGGATGTGGGGCTGGGGCCCGAGGGGGAGGCGCCCCCCAGCCCCGATGCCCAGGAGGAGGAGGCCATTGGCGCCATCTCGCGGGCCTATCACGACATCTTTGTCAGCGGGCAGGACCGGCTGGGCAAGCGGGCCGAGCCCTACCCCTCGCTCAGCTACGCTGACCAACAGCTCAACAACGGCGATGCCTACGGGCAGTACGACTCAGCCCACCTGCCCCTCTCCGGCTACGGCGCCTGCCCCCAGGAGGCCCCCGGCTACGTGGACAACGGGCCCCGCCGCTTCGGCAACGACATCTACCAGGCCCAGCAGGCTGGCTACCTGGCCAACGCTGGGCACTACCCCTCTTTCGAGTATGGCTACTCCGAGAGGGCATGCCCCTGGCGCTCGGCCACCAGCAGAGGCATT gcATGCCCTTTGAACGCCAGCCCATACTGCAGCAATAGCAAGAGCAGCCAGCAGGTGTGGGAGGAGTTCTCCCAGTGCTTCACGCCTGCTGTCAAGGAGGTGGTGGAGTTCGCCAAGAGCATCCCAGGCTTCCAGTCACTCTGCCAACAGGACCAGGTCATGCTCCTCAAGGCAGGCACCTTCCAG GTGCTGATGGTGCGGTTCTCCTCCCTCTTCAACCCCAAGGAGAAGGTGGTGACGTTCCTGAGCGGCGAGACCTACTCGCTCTGCAGCCTGCGCTCTATGGGCATGGGCTGCCTGCTGGATGCCATGTTCGAGTTCAGCGAGAAGCTCGGCTCCCTCGGGCTGGACGCCCAGGAGATGGCGCTCTTCATGGCTGTCGTCCTTGTCTCGGCAG ATCGCTCTGGCATCTCAGACGTGGATGCCGTGGAAATCCTTCAGGAGACCCTCATCCGGGCCCTGCGGACTCTGGTGACGAAGAAGCATCCCGATGattccaccctcttccccaaactcctcctgcGCCTTCCCGACCTGCGGACCCTCAACAACCAGCACTCGGAGAAGCTCCTGGCCTTCCGGATCGATCCTTAA